Within Paenibacillus sabinae T27, the genomic segment CGTTCGTCACCGTTTCCCCGCTGCGCGCGGCGATGAGCGACTGGTATTCCAGAATATAGGCCGAACCGATCGGATTCTTGAAGCTTAGGACAAACGTCTGCTTGCCATCATTCGTCGTAATGACGTCCAGAGTATAGTCGGTTCCCTTGACCAGCTCGGGGCCAGCCTTGGTTACTGTTCCACTTGGAGAAACCGTGGTCGGATACAGATGGAACGAATCGGTCAGCAGCAGCTGGTTTGCGCTTCCGACATCGGTAATCTTCGCGTCGTGTATAAACGATTGGCCGCGGTTGATGTAGACGCTCCAGTTGATTTTGTCGCCGGCTTGCGCCCCGTTCTTGACCACGTATTCTCCGCCGAACGGAATGGTCACTGAACCGGTCAGATCTGCCGATACCGGCTTGTTTTCGTCATAGATGTTCGCTGTATTATTGATTTTGCCGCTGTTGATCAGCTTTCCATCCAGACTGGTCTTGAACTCGACGTAAAACGGATAATTGACTGGCTCCAGCAGCTTGATCCGCAAAATACTGTTGCCGTTCTCCTGAGTGACCGTATACGTATATTTGACGTTTAGATCCCCATTTCTAGAGGTCAGGCCGCTTGGGTACAGATAGAGCTCTTTCAGCTTCACCGAACCGTCAATCAGAGATTGCGGAGCTTGAATCACATCCACGATTTCGGCGCTCTTCAGCGGTTTGCTGTTATAGTTGGCTGCGACATACCAGGAGATGGTCTTGGAAGCGGCATTGTATTCGCCAAATTTAAAGCCGTTGTTCTTGACTTCAATCCGGGGATTGAACACTCCCGTTGCCGAAGCCGAACCTCCGTCCCAGGTCAAGTAAGCCGTATTATAAAATTTATCTTTGCCATCCGTGAGTCCGTAATAGTCAAACTGCAGCTTGTAGCTGATCGTATATTTTCCAGTGATCGGCTTCAGGAAGGTGACCGTGAATCCTTTGCCCTGCACCACCGGTTTATCGTAATCCAGGGTGTATTCCGAAGCGGGGACTACGGCTCCCGAAGCACTGCGGACTACGAGTGACTCCGGAATAAAGGTAAGGCCGCTGTACGGAAACGTATCCTTGACAACTACATTGCTCATCGGGTAGCCGTCATCATTAATCGTAATTTTCCAGTCGGCGGTTTTGTTGCGGTAATTCGCGCCGGCAGCATCGACCGTTTTATAAATGATGACGGGATAAATATCCTGATTGGCTTCCGCTTTATAAGTGCCGGAGGTTACGGTGTTAGTGATTCTTTTTGGCGAGAACAGCCGATCCTTGGACTTGGTCTTGTATTCGATAAAATAAGGCGTGCTTACATCCTGCAAAAATCGGATCTCAAAACCGGTTTTTCCATCCGCCGATGCCGGTGTGAGCGTATAATCCGTCCCTTCGGCCAACTGTGCGCCGACTGTTGCTTTTCCATCGCCATCGACTGTCACATTGTAGACTTTAACCGAGCCTGCGACCAGCTCCTGGGATTCGTTGAACAAATCCTTCAGCACCGCATCGGCCTGCGGAATGCTTCCATAGTTGTAATTATAATTTATGCCCCAGGTGATCGTCTGAATGGACGGCTCGTAATGAATGGCATACTTCTGAAGGCTTGGCGCTCGCTTAACCTCAACCGTTGCCGAGGACTCAGCTTGAGGCAAATTGTCGCCCGAAAAATATGCAGTATTTTTAAATTTCGTTTTGGTTAAGTTAGTAATATCTGTGGAAAAAGCAATGCGATATGCGCCGCTAATCGGCGAATCGGCGAACTTCAGCTTAAGCTTTCCGTCCTGCGTATCCAGCGTATAGTTTGAGGGATCAACGAGAATCCCCTGACTCACCGTGCCGTCCAGCCCGACATCAAGCTGATACACGGCAACCGTCACCGGGTCCAGACTCAATCCATCGGGAATCGGGTCGGTTACTTCCGCGCTGTACACGGACTCCAGCGTTTTGTTCACATCAACCGTCCAGTAAATGCTCTGAGCGTTATACCCCTCTGGCGTTCCTTTTTTCTCAATGGTTGACGCGACATCCGGCTTGAAGCGCAGGACTACAACCTGGGTATCTCCGTTCACCGGGAACGAAATCTGCTGAACCGTGCTTCCTTTGATGACCTCTTTATCGAACTTGGTCCTTACACTTAACGTTCCATGGACATTGTCATGATTTTCGATGAAGCTGTTGAAGGTCATGACGGCAAGGTGGGTATCTTTGTTTACCGTGAAGCTTCCCACATCGCCTTCATCCGAAACCAGCGGTCCGCTGATATCATTGTAGAGCTTGAACTGGTCGGGGATCTGGAAAGAAAATGTATCTCCCGCATGATAGCCATGCCCATCCTGTAATTCCCACGTATAATTCAAAGTTACCTCGGAGCCTTGTTCGTAGACGTCGCCAGTAACTGTCTGGCCATCAGGACCATACACCGCCATCGAAACGCTGGTGATAATGTTCCTGTCATTCTCGATTGCTTCCGCTTTCACTTCTGTCGTAAATCCCAGGCCGTAGCTGTACTCGGCAACCAGCAGCAGGATCACGAGCCACAAGGCCAGTTTCTTCCTAATCGTTCTCCGCGTCGTCATCCTTTTTACTCCTCTCCCATAGTTCATTTGACGGTACAATACCTTGATCTTTCATTTATTAAAAGCGGACTGATGCCGAATATATGCTGTTGTCTCTCCCCGCATTCTCCCTCCTTGCCGGTCAGCCTTTTTCTGCGTTTCACTTTCTTCTGCGCTCGCTTATGTATGTCTTCCGGTCGTTCCCGTCCGCATCCCAAGCTTCGGCGCCCGCTCATCTATCCGTTCCAACTCCTCCTGCCGAACCAAAATTACGCTTCAAGTCTGATATGTACGCAGATAACCCTAATTTGTATTACCCATTTTTTCATGAACGAAATTTAAATTCAATCATTTTTAAGAGGTATTATTTGGGGCCGATCAGACTGGCGGATAAACCACCTTTTTGTTCGTTTTACGTTACATAAATAGTCTACTATAAAGAACGAAAAGTGTACAAGAAGTCTCATTAAAACATTAAAGAGCAGCTGATATGACGAAAGTAAGCCAATGTTATGGGATTTACAGCAAAAACGCGCCATAGGAATCTGTATGTGGACAAGAAAGGGGCTAGATCGGGGAATTGCTATAAAATTATTTTATATACTCCATAAAACAGGTGTGGTTGAAAAATTTTGCATAAAAAAAGCCCGGACGAGGTTCCGAATTACTCGGACCTTCATGCCGGGCTTAGGTGGTGTATGACACTTACGCTTCGTATACTTCCACGGAAGTCATTTTGTCGCGGCCTTGGAAGGCGTCGACGTATTCCATGCCTTTTACCACTTTGCCGAATACCGTATGCTGGCCGTCCAGATGCGGCTGCGGAGCGTAGCAGATGTAGAACTGGCTGCCGCCCGTGTTGCGTCCGGCATGCGCCATAGCGAGCGTTCCACGCTCATGCTTGTTCGGGTTGATTTCGCAGTTGATTGTGTATCCAGGGCCACCGGTGCCTGTACCGTTCGGACAGCCGCCTTGAGCGACAAAGCCCGGAATAACGCGGTGGAAGACAAGGCCATTGTAGAAGCCATCATTGGCCAGTTTCTCAAAGTTGGCTACGGTGTTGGGCGCGTCATTGTCGAACAGGTCCAGGACCACTTCGCCGCCGTTCTCGAGTTTAATTTTCGCTTGCTTTGCCATATATAAAATACCCCTTCCTCATTGGACAAAATGTGCAATACCTTAACAGTTTACTATGAAAGCCTCCCCAAAGCAAAGAGCCATCCATGCATGGGATGCGCATGAATGGCTCTCTCGGTATTGCTATTTGGTAACCGGCTGTTTGGCAATACGCGCCGGCACGATGTCATTGGCAATAATATCGCCGTGGCTTTCGCGCTTGACCACCAGATCGCTTTGGCCGTTCTGCACAAAGACAACGGCTGGACGGCGGATACGGTTGTAGTTGCTTGCCATGGAGTAGTTGTAAGCTCCAGTGCAGGCTACGGCGAGCAGATCCCCGCTCTCCGCCTTCGGAAGCTCCACGTCCCAGATCAGCATATCTCCGCTCTCGCAGCATTTACCTGCGATCGATACGGTCTCTTCCGGCTGTTCGCCCGCCCGGTTGGCGAGCACGGCTTCGTACTTGGACTCGTACAGCGCCGGACGCGGATTGTCGGTCATTCCGCCGTCGACGGCGACATATTTGCGGACGCCCGGGATTTCCTTGCT encodes:
- a CDS encoding collagen binding domain-containing protein, with protein sequence MTTRRTIRKKLALWLVILLLVAEYSYGLGFTTEVKAEAIENDRNIITSVSMAVYGPDGQTVTGDVYEQGSEVTLNYTWELQDGHGYHAGDTFSFQIPDQFKLYNDISGPLVSDEGDVGSFTVNKDTHLAVMTFNSFIENHDNVHGTLSVRTKFDKEVIKGSTVQQISFPVNGDTQVVVLRFKPDVASTIEKKGTPEGYNAQSIYWTVDVNKTLESVYSAEVTDPIPDGLSLDPVTVAVYQLDVGLDGTVSQGILVDPSNYTLDTQDGKLKLKFADSPISGAYRIAFSTDITNLTKTKFKNTAYFSGDNLPQAESSATVEVKRAPSLQKYAIHYEPSIQTITWGINYNYNYGSIPQADAVLKDLFNESQELVAGSVKVYNVTVDGDGKATVGAQLAEGTDYTLTPASADGKTGFEIRFLQDVSTPYFIEYKTKSKDRLFSPKRITNTVTSGTYKAEANQDIYPVIIYKTVDAAGANYRNKTADWKITINDDGYPMSNVVVKDTFPYSGLTFIPESLVVRSASGAVVPASEYTLDYDKPVVQGKGFTVTFLKPITGKYTISYKLQFDYYGLTDGKDKFYNTAYLTWDGGSASATGVFNPRIEVKNNGFKFGEYNAASKTISWYVAANYNSKPLKSAEIVDVIQAPQSLIDGSVKLKELYLYPSGLTSRNGDLNVKYTYTVTQENGNSILRIKLLEPVNYPFYVEFKTSLDGKLINSGKINNTANIYDENKPVSADLTGSVTIPFGGEYVVKNGAQAGDKINWSVYINRGQSFIHDAKITDVGSANQLLLTDSFHLYPTTVSPSGTVTKAGPELVKGTDYTLDVITTNDGKQTFVLSFKNPIGSAYILEYQSLIAARSGETVTNAVTLSGNNVVEVTKETSTEIIVGVSSGSGTGNGTRSMLTVKKLDDSDYLKLLAGATFDLYRLNGSERLLIGTQTTGADGIAVFNGILAGSYILVETKAPSGYVLDGAERPVTVGAGANIVLPITNHVAPSPVPSETPPPSATPTPSATPSPVVSASPTPSATPSPVVSASPVPSVTPSPVVSASPTPSATPSPVASVTPSAEVSAAPSATPSAPVSSETPPVVVPVPSPSPTGSSVPGVIIPDEQIPAGPANPGEPQATPLPSVTPTEVPIDDEVPLGGVDIDDDDVPKGNPSNPEVSPATGKLPKTGEGSSLPIYMGGLGLILIGIVINRWLNRSKKQE
- a CDS encoding peptidylprolyl isomerase; amino-acid sequence: MAKQAKIKLENGGEVVLDLFDNDAPNTVANFEKLANDGFYNGLVFHRVIPGFVAQGGCPNGTGTGGPGYTINCEINPNKHERGTLAMAHAGRNTGGSQFYICYAPQPHLDGQHTVFGKVVKGMEYVDAFQGRDKMTSVEVYEA